The genomic window GGCCGCCCTGGTCCGCGGTCCCGTTCCCGCCCCAGAGATACGGAGTACCGAGCTTCTTCTGCGCGAAGTAGATCGCCCCGGCCGCCTGCTGCGAGGGCTGCACCCGGCCGACGGGCCGGGCGAAGCTCTTCTCCAACGAACGGATGATCTTGACGTAGTTCTGCGTCTCACTGATCGCGGGCACACCGCCGGACTGGATCACCCGGTAGGCACCCGCGTTGTACGCCGCGAGCATGTTGTCGGTCGGATCCCCCGGCACCTTCTTGACGTACCCGGCGATCTCACAGTCGTACGACGCGGCGGACGGGATCGCGTCGGCCGGGTCCCACACGTCCCGGTCACCGTCCTTGTCCCCGTCAATGCCGTGCGTGGCCCAGGTCCCGGGGATGAACTGCGCGATGCCCTGCGCGGCGGCCGGGCTCTGCGCGCGGGGATTCCAGCCGCTCTCCTGGTACAACTGGGCCGCCAGAAGGGCGGGGTTGATGGCCGGACAGAGATTGCCCCACCGCTCGACCAGCGGCTGGAACCGCGCCGGCACGGCCCCCTTGGCCAGCCCGACGGCCCCACTCGCCCCGGAGATCCCGGCGGCGGCGGAGTACGTACCGACGACGAGCAGGGCGATGAAGCACAGGCCCAGCCCGATCCCACCGCCGAGGAACACCCAGTATTTCCGCACCCCCCAACCATCCCCCATTCGGGCGCGGTTCACGTCGTGATTCGCTGGTGTGTACGGGTGGAAAGAGGCATGAGGGGGCGTCAGGGGCGGCTATCGGGGGTCAGGGGGCGCCGGCGGACCAGAAGGCCGAGCGGATGTTGGGGCGGGGGATGTGCTCCTGCCCCTCATAGGTGGGCGCGGTCGCCTCGGTGGTGGACTCGGCCACCTCGGACTCCTCCACGCAGGGGGTGTCCACCTCGAAGAACACCTGCCCTTCGCCTCCAACAATCAGGCTGACGCCGAACCCGTCTTTCGTCTGGGCGAAGATCGCCGGAACCTCGGGGTCGTTGTTGATGGACTTCATCCGGTAGCCACTCGCTCGCCAGGCACGATCCACGACCCCGAGGAAGCTGCCTCGACGCTCCGCAGAGACGATGGTCATGACCGCGCGCCTCCGGGTGACGTCACAGCTTCCGGTGGTGGTCGGCCCGTGAGTCCATCGAACCTCCGGGTCAATATGAACAAACAAATCGTCAAGAATTTCGTCGGCCCGAACCGCGGCTTCCTGCATATTCATTTCAGCTTTCCCGCTTCCGTCGAACAACACGGGCGCATTCGAACACCCAGCGGCCCCCACAGAAACAACAAGCGTCGCAACCAGGGCCACCCACATGCGATTCATCGATACTCCTGAGGTTTCACCCGTTCGGAACGACCAGCAGAAATCAGGGCAATATTGTTCGCAGATGCAGGGTCGCGAATCGGGTCAAAGTATTGTGAATGAGCCCCGATGGAAGGCCCGCTGGATCCGACGAAACCTGGCCCATCGTCAACGCGGAATCGCCGTGCCCCAAAGGACTCACTCGCCGGGTCTCTACCGAACCAGAGGTCATCATCCCCTTGGTCGGCAGCGTCCCCAGCCAACACGGCAAGCGGACCGAGTGGGCTTATAGCGATGCCAGCGACTGCCTGGCGCTTCGAAGGCATCATGGTCACGACGTCATTGTCCGCAGCACCGACAAACACATGCCCCGGCCCGACTCCAAGATCCTCAGCGCGATCAACTCCCACCCCAGGGCTCCCGACAAGGACAATGTCGTCAACCCCCTCAAGTCCGCCACCTTGCTGCGTGGCCGCACCGACCGTCCGCGAACCGTAAGAGTGCCCAATCGCTGTCAGGTGAGGATCACGGTGTTCGTTCGTCGCAGCCAGACCGGCCGTAAATTCCCCTAATCGCCTGCCACCCTCCTCTGCTCTACCCTCACCTGCGACCGCCAGGCTGCTCAGCCCGTCGATGGCTTGAGGGGCGTCATAACCT from Streptomyces sp. NBC_01341 includes these protein-coding regions:
- a CDS encoding bifunctional lytic transglycosylase/C40 family peptidase yields the protein MFLGGGIGLGLCFIALLVVGTYSAAAGISGASGAVGLAKGAVPARFQPLVERWGNLCPAINPALLAAQLYQESGWNPRAQSPAAAQGIAQFIPGTWATHGIDGDKDGDRDVWDPADAIPSAASYDCEIAGYVKKVPGDPTDNMLAAYNAGAYRVIQSGGVPAISETQNYVKIIRSLEKSFARPVGRVQPSQQAAGAIYFAQKKLGTPYLWGGNGTADQGGRFDCSGLTQAAYRTVDIELPRVANDQYNAGPHPSRDELLPGDLVFFSDDLNNSRAIHHVGLYVGGGYMINAPYTGAVIRFDKIDTPDYFGATRVTKDGAAALPTALPGS